TGAACATTCCCTCCAAGGGCAGACAAGTTTAGGTTACGAGTATACTAGGACCCAGCCTCGACCTTAGGTGAAGTGCCCTGACCTCATTTGAAGTGTCTTGACCTCAGATGAAGTGGTACTCCACGTTCTTATCGTGAAATATTCAGCATTTGACCGAAGCTTAGAATTAATTCTAATTCCGCCTTAACTTTACTCTTACACGTTTCAGTCCACTATCTAGCGGTAATACCGGTTAATTTAGCGTAGAATGCCGTAATATAGTTgattaatttgtgtaaattatattgtacCATATTGCAATATATTGTACTCTATGGCTATGCCCGATActcattctttaaaatatttatgtacatagatttatgatttaaatttattactatgcATAATCTTATTTCATTTGTTTGCACATGTTAAAAGTATGCTTTATCAAACGTGATTTGCATATTTATTAGTTGCATTACATCTTTTTTTATGGTGTTGTTTCTCTGTTAGCTAAGTATTGAGTACgtatattgaacaattttaaattacgttAATTGATTTTTTCGATGTTGTCTCTATTTGTGtgcaaaaattataactatacatttttcttttttttacatacagGTTTTTAACATGGTGTTTGTGAAATATAATCTGCTGtattatagaaataaagaaaCAGAAATTCAATTCagaatatgtttttttacttaatcaGCTAATGAATATTCGATTAGTCATATTTGTATATGACAAcatgatatatttattagtcaTATTACACGATTGATTGATTACAGATACCCAACATAGTCACTCCGTCATATTCCATGAGCGGCAGACACCAGATCCCCAACAAGGAGGAAATACCGGGCCCTGGAGCTTATTGTCCCGAAAAAGTAAGTTCACCCTGAACTAgccattatattttaacatataacacaAATACAGGATGTATCACCTAACGAGTTGTAGAACGTTAATTAAAAGttcatttaacaaataaactgTTGTAACTTTGTTtcggaaaaaaaatcaaaattttgttgggGATTTAAAAATGCCaagattattgtaataatataagttttacacCTGGGTCTCATATATTAATGACCTTTGACTCTGCAAAACTTATAGATTATACGTCATAAAATGTTACAAGTTTACAATTAAGTTTTGTTTCGCTAACACCAATTACTAAAtatgtcacaaaataaaaagCAGAAACGATTTAATTTACAGAACAAATCTATACTTAAAGATTTTGCAATTGAGGAAGGCGAAAGTACCGGGGTTTCAACTTAAAAGAGGCTCCAAATCtgtgtaataacaatttatttattgagaacCAATTACATTGTACtgaattacaacaaattttgtaaatgttgtcCATCCTTTTTTATACACTTGTCAACAAGTTTCAACATGTTCCTCGCCACTCTACTCAGCTGTACTCTGTGTATCTCATTAATTGCATTGGCAATATTTGTTTTCGATTCCTGTAGGGTATGAGGATTGATCCTGTAAAGAATTTCTTTCAAGTAGCTCCACAAAAAGAAGTCAAGACTACACAGATAAGGGGATCGTGGTGGCCCAAATCCTGTTGAACATTATTCTTCCATGAAAAAAATCCTGTAGCATCTCCGCTCATCTTGCAATAAGCCTATGAACTGTTGGATAATGTATTGGTAGAGGGCAGcattcacaattatttaaaaaaacaaaggtTCTATTATTCTTCGCATTGAAATCTTACaccacggggggggggggggtgaaaggGAGAAAATGTGCGGGTTGTAAGTACCCTAGGTCCGGTAGTTTTGACTATTAACATAACCTCCAAAATGgaaacaagcttcatctgtaaATAAcacttaatctaaaatataaatgttgccACTAATGAATGGCCTAAACCATTGGCAGTAGTGAACCCTTTTGACATTATCAGAGTCCTTCAGTTCATGGAAACCCTGCATTCGGTATGGATAACATTTCAGTATTCTTCTCATATCAGCGTGGGCTTAACCTAATGAAATGTTCTTTTCTGGTTTAGTCTTCATAAAGATTTATGTGGAGATCGCGTAACTGACGCTCTAATGCCCTGAACGACGACCGGAGTTAAAACTGACTGCTTTGTCTAACACTGAACATGTTtcatgaaactttttaaattaacttctGTATTGCGCTTTGAACTTGGTCATTTTCAAATTCGTTCATGAATCGTTGCTGACACAGCAGGAGAATTCGTCACTAAATAAGTCTCAATCACGAATACCCGGTGGTCGACAGTAAAGCGcattttaacaaacaacaatGTACTAATATGcaacctaacctcactttgttCAAACGTCAATGCTTGACAGCCATCCCCACTCCAGCTCCAGTCATGCCAACATTAGAAACACTATTTAACCCGTTTCACAAACATAcgcattaaaaacaatattaattttgtacaaccTAACGAGCAATTGGGCCTTTTTTTAAGTTGAACACCTTTACTGAAAACGAATCATCACTCCAAACAGATCCGTCTGGGTTCTctcaattaaatattgatttgtttgttactgCTTTGGAATTCCTGACTCTCGTCCTTAACTATCTGACAAGGAAAGAGACGGTATGCCCAAAAACCGctgctattttaaaacattcctaaaaTAAATCTGTTAGGAACAAACTACACCACGTCCACAGATTGTGGAGGAAGAAAGTTTGGTATCTAAAACTGACACAAAAGATTAGTTAGTATCGAACTTTATTGATTTGAACGAATTGTTGGGTAGAATGAAATTAGTTTCTTATTCATAGTAGTGCTTCGTTTTAACCAATTTTCTCCTTGCAATTTTCTGTAGAGTATAACATATTAGAGTAGTAGATAGCAGAAGCACTAACCGCACTGTATTACCACTGTAGATTTCCACAATGACCACTCCTGCGTACACTATCAGTGGAAGACATGACACTCAAAATAAGGAGGAGATTCCAGGACCTGGAACCTACTGTCCggaaaaggtttgaaatattctTGACTTTCTTTAATCAACAAATTTGCTATAAATATATGCACAGGAGAGGTCAAGGcgaaatatgttataaaatgttacaattttttgttttagaagattcctaaaacaacaaaaaacattaatttgagaACAGTATAAGAccataaaaattgttaaaaaaattctagacaagaaatgtaattttttaacaataattttcttatatttcagCATATATAAGGGTTTTACACTTTCTATTGTTTTAATGGGAGTATTCTATAGGCACAGATCAAAATTCACGTGAAAAAGTACCATTTTCctatttaaaagaagaaaagtAGAATCCAATCTAGTCTAGATTGTAGAACTCGTGCACATGTTCCATTCTTAGATTGTTACATAATAATGCAACAAATATTGAATACTCTGTTGACATCTACTATTTTGGACAACGAAAcgtatagataaaatattaattccaatCCCAACATAAATCGGTGGTGGGATGTAAGTAATTTCTAATATGTAATCGAATTTACAAAGAAATGACCTTAGCAGTACCATCCTTACGACTATACGTAATGGTTACGACCCTTACTATGAGGTCGCGTAAACTGGTGACTCCTTACATATCCTATATAGAGTCctacaataaattaacattaactaAACCCAGACAGTTTACTTTTTTACCTAAGAAGGTTTCATTGAACGTATTATATCAGAATTGGATACAACAACCTAAATGGCCAAATCGTTTTAGGATAAATCgagttacaatatataaaaaaactgttacctACTAAATTCATTCTACAGTACTAAAAAATAGTGTAGTGTACTAACAGTAGTGTAATTAGTTCTGAGTAGATCTAACAATTACTTTACATCTGTAGATGTCAACTATCAACACACCAGCTTACTCTATGGCGGGCAGACACGACCCTCAGAACAGGGAAGAGATACCTGGACCTGGAACTTACTGTCCAGAAAAGGTTAGATAAAAATTGTAGTTGCTATATCATCTTGTAGTAGTAAATATGTACAGTTGTTTGAAGAAGATGCAGAAATTGAGTATAGAGTAGTATAGTAACAGTAGTGTCATTAGTTGTGAGTAGATCTAACAATTACTTCACAACTGTAGATTTCAACTATCAACACACCAGCTTACTCTATGGCGGGCAGACACGACCCTCAGAACAAGGAAGAGATACCTGGACCTGGAACTTACTGTCCTGAAAATGTTAGATTGGAAATAGTAGTTATTTTAACGTCTTGTATTTAAGAAGCTGCAGAACTTGAGTAAAGTGTAGTATAGTAACAGTAGTGTCATTAGTTGTGAGTAGATCTAACAATTACTTTACTCTGTAGATGTCAACTATCAATACACCAGCTTACTCTATGGCGGGCAGACACGACCCTCAGAACAAGGACGAGATACCTGGACCTGGAACTTACTgtccagaaaaggttaaataaaaattgtagttacTATATCATCTTGTATTAGAAAATAGGTACAGTTGTTTGAATAAGATGTAGAACTTGAGTATAGAGTAGTATAGTAACAGTAGTGTAATTACTTGTGAGTAGATCTAACAATTACTTTACATCTATAGATGTCAACTATCAACACACCAGCTTACTCTATGGCGGGCAGACACGACCCACATAACAGGGAAGAGATACCTGGACCTGGAACTTACTGCCCTGAAAAGGTTAGATGGAAATAGTAGTTATTTTAACGTCTTGTATTTTAGAAGTTGCAGAACTTGAGTAAAGTGTAGTATAGTAACACTAGTGGCATTAGTTGTGAGTAGATCTAACAATTACTTTACTCTGTAGATGTCAACTATCAACACACCAGCTTACTCTATGGCGGGCAGACACGATCCTCAGAACAAGGACGAGATACCTGGACCTGGAACTTACTGTCCAGAAAAGGTTAGATAAAAATTGTAGTTACTATATCATCTTGTATTAGAAAATAGGTACAGTTGTTTGAATAAGATGTAGAACTTGAGTATAGAGTAGTATAGTAACAGTAGTGTAATTACTTGTGAGTAGATCTAACAATTACTTTACATCTATAGATGTCAACTATCAACACACCAGCTTACTCTATGGCGGGCAGACACGACCCACATAACAGGGAAGAGATACCTGGACCTGGAACTTACTGCCCTGAAAAGGTTAGATTGGAAATAGTAGTTATTTTAACGTCTTGTATTTTAGAAGTTGCAGAACTTGAGTAAAGTGTAGTATAGTAACACTAGTGGCATTAGTTGTGAGTAGATCTAACAATTACTTTACTCTGTAGATGTCAACTATCAACACACCAGCTTACTCTATGGCGGGCAGACACGATCCTCAGAACAAGGACGAGATACCTGGACCTGGAACGTACTGTCCAGAAAAGGTTAGATAAAAATTGTAGTTACTATATCATCTTGTATTAGAAAATAGGTACAGTTGTTTGAATAAGATGTAGAACTTGAGTATAGAGTAGTATAGTAACAGTAGTGTAATTACTTGTGAGTAGATCTAACAATTACTTTACATCTATAGATGTCAACTATCAACACACCAGCTTACTCTATGGCGGGCAGACACGACCCTCATAACAGGGATGAGATACCTGGACCTGGAACTTACTGTCCTGAAAAGGTTAGATTGGAAATAGTAGTTATTTTAACGTCTTGTATTTAAGAAGCTGCAGAACTTGAGTAAAGTGTAGTATAGTAACACTAGTGGCATTAGTTGTGAGTAGATCTAACAATTACTTTACTCTGTAGATGTCAACTATCAACACACCAGCTTACTCTATGGCGGGCAGACACGACCCTCAGAACAAGGACGAGATACCTGGACCTGGAACTTACTGTCCTGAAAAGGTTAGATAAAAATTGTAGTTACTATATCATCTTGTATTAGAAAATAGGTACAGTTGTTTGAAAAAGATGTAGAACTTGAGTATAGAGTAGTATAGTAACAGTAGTGTAATTACTTGTGAGTAGATCTAACAATTACTTTACTCTGTAGATGTCAACTATCAACACACCAGCTTACTCTATGGCGGGCAGACACGACCCACATAACAGGGACGAGATACCTGGACCTGGAACTTACTGTCCAGAAAAGGTTAGATAAAAATTGTAGTTACTATATCATCTTGTATTAGAAAATAGGTACAGTTGTTTGAAAAAGATGCAGAACTTGAGTATAGAGTAGTATAGTAACAGTAGTGTAATTACTTGTGAGTAGATCTAACAATTACTTTACTCTGTAGATGTCAACTATCAACACACCAGCTTACTCTATGGCGGGCAGACACGACCCACATAACAGGGACGAGATACCTGGACCTGGAACTTACTGCCCTGAAAAGGTTTGTTGGTACCTAATATTCTCTTATATGTACCTAAAGTGTAAATGTATCGATAACGTTCTTATGGTATCAATTCCTAACTAATGAATTTACTTACAGTATAATAGTACAGAGTACAGAGAATGTAACGCTACATGACTGTAGTACAAACTAACATTGCTTATCCTACATTCTGTAAATATTGACTTACTTTATATATACGTACAGTATCTACAGCAGgcattattcacaaaatatagaTCAAGCACCTGCTCTGTAAGGGTAAACATGatttaataaactacaaaaaatacgaaaaatcTGCTACCACCtgcataatattttgaaaataaatcttaaaatacattACGGAGTTTCGTTCTAGACGGCAGACGTTTACGTTGGTCTTTAAAAACGTTTGAAACATTGTCTTTAAAGTAGTTCGAAGCATCTGCATtctaatttctattaaaatatccATGGTTTCTTTCGTGTTTTAATGTAATGCTTAGggaaaattcaaatttgttttaaaacttatgaaTAAGAATATTTAGAGGTATGAGATTCATGGATTCTGTACAACATATTTTGGgtgaaacacaaaatatttatggattttagATCTTAAATAGTATCCATAAAAATGTAAACGCTACATTAGCAAGTACTGTTATTCAACCCAAACTTGAACACAACCACACACCAGGTCAGACATTACAATTATCGCTCAGCATATATTCGTGTACACACACATGAGCACACAGATCAAATTGTGTTCcgaaaataacacattttggtATTTCAGCACTCCAATAGCACATAGACGCAGAACATTTTCTGCACACAGTTTTTCTTCAGTCATCagttaatgatttaataaagGCCTTAATATTAATACTAGTTCAAATTGTGTATCCTAACTATAATAAAGTAGTAGTAACAGTAGAAGTAGCAGTAACACAAATGTAACTGTATCGCAGATCCCCACCAACTCGACCCCAGCTTACTCTATGGCGGGCAGGCACGAGGTGCAGAACAACGACCAGAGTCCGGGCCCTGGGGCATACTGCCCTGAGAAGGTAATCAACATTAACAAGGGTATGTGGGGAACACACTCACTCGACAAATCGCTCGTTTCCACTCTACTTTAcctcaaataaatgtaaaaagaaaatactaGAGGGGTCTCCAAAACTGGTAtagttttctacattttaaataagaCCTTACGATATAGGAAGGGTACTAAAAATTATATCGAAACTATGTATAAGCTGACCAAGAGTTGGGGGGGGGACAGTTGGCCATGTGGATAAGAGAAAATTTCTCTGCTCTAAATTTGGTGGATAAAGTTAGAAAAACCTGCCATGTAAACATTagagaaaaaatacttttaatataaatagcaacggagaaaataaatagataataatttaaacaaagagGTCATGCTGATTGCTAATAATTGGTTCAACTCTAGACAATCACGAATGAGCTCTACACAATCAACATCCTGTACATGGGACGCTGACTAAGTGTTTAGCTCGAGCCAATCACAAAAGAGTTTTACACTATCAGTATTCTAGACATGAgacgctgattaagtgtttagCTCGAGCCAATCTCAAAAGAGTTTTACACTATCAGTATTCTAGACATGGATGCTGATTAAGTGTTAAGCTCGAGCCAATCACAAAAGAGGTTTACACTATCAGTATTCTAGACATGGTATGCTGATTAAGTGTTAAGCTCGAGCCAATCACAAAAGAGGTTTTACACTATCAGTATTCTAGACATGGTATGCTGATTAAGTGTTAAGCTCGAGCCAATCACAAAAGAGGTTTACACTATCAGTATTCTAGACATGGTATGCTGATTAAGTGTTAATCACAAAAGAGGCTGATAGACAGTTATGCTGATTAAGTGTTAAGCTCGAGCCAATCACAAAAGAGGTTTACACTATCAGTATTCAGAAGTGTTAAGCTTCACAAAAGAGGACATCAGTATTCTAGACATGGTATGCTGATTAAGTGTTAAGCTTGAGCCAATCACAAAAGAGGTTTACACTATCAGTATTCTAGACATGGTATGCTGATTAAGTGTTAAGCTTGAGCCAATCACAAAAGAGGTTTACACTATCAGTATTCTAGACATGGTATGCTGATTAAGTGTTAAGCTTGAGCCAATCACAAAAGAGGTTTACACTATCAGTATTCTAGACATGGTATGCTGATTAAGTGTTAAGCTTGAGCCAATCACAAAAGAGGTTTACACTATCAGTATTCTAGACATGGTATGCTGATTAAGTGTTAAGCTCGAGCCAATCACAAAAGAGGTTTACACTATCAGTATTCTAGACATGGTATGCTGATTAAGTGTTAAGCTCGAGCCAATCACAAAAGAGGTTTACACTATCAGTATTCTAGACATGGTATGCTGATTAAGTGTTAAGCTTGAGCCAATCACAAAAGAGGTTTACACTATCAGTATTCTAGACATGGTATGCTGATTAAGTGTTAAGCTTGAGCCAATCACAAAAGAGGTTTACACTATCAGTATTCTAGACATGGTATGCTGATTAAGTGTTAAGCTTGAGCCAATCACAAAAGAGGTTTACACTATCAGTATTCTAGACATGGTATGCTGATTAAGTGTTAAGCTTGAGCCAATCACAAAAGAGGTTTACACTATCAGTATTCTAGACATGGTATGCTGATTAAGTGTTAAGCTTGAGCCAATCACAAAAGAGGTTTACACTATCAGTATTCTAGACATGGGATGCTGATTAAGTGTTAAGCTCGAGCCAATCACAAAAGAGTTTTACACTATCAGTATTCTAAACATGGGATGCTGACTAAGTGTTAAGCTCGAGCCAATCACAAAAGAGGTTTACACTATCAGTATTCTAGACATGGTATGCTGATTAAGTGTTAAGCTTGAGCCAATCACAAAAGAGGTTTACACTATCAGTATTCTAGACATGGTATGCTGATTAAGTGTTAAGCTTGAGCCAATCACAAAAGAGGTTTACACTATCAGTATTCTAGACATGGTATGCTGATTAAGTGTTAAGCTTGAGCCAATCACAAAAGAGGTTTACACTATCAGTATTCTAGACATGGGATGCTGATTAAGTGTTAAGCTTGAGCCAATCACAAAAGAGGTTTACACTATCAGTATTCTAGACATGGTATGCTGATTAAGTGTTAAGCTTGAGCCAATCACAAAAGAGGTTTACACTATCAGTATTCTAGACATGGGACGTTGACTAAGTGTTAAGCTCGAGCTAATCACTAAAGAGTTTTACACTATCTGAATTCTAGACATGGGATGCTGATTAAGTGGCTCTCCATAGCGACGGGGAAATATCACAAGATTGTAATTGCATTAACAAAGTTTTGACGAGATATAAACAGGTTCACTTAGAAAATAGAGATCTCTGATCGTGGAAACGTTAcgaactaaaatatatttgttttgttgcaGCTGCCGACTGTACCCACTCCAGCCTACACTTTCAGCGGCAAATACTCCAAGAGATCTTACACCATCTTGCCCGGCCCAGGCACGTACTCCCCAGAAAAGGTATTGTTAGCGACATTTCCAATTTGACACAATTAGTTATAATATGTGGCTTATCGCTGCTGCTATAGGTTTTGGATTGTGTTTGAGCCAAAGCATTGCTAATAATTACACTCTTTCCATGTAACTAGCTTTTGAACACGTTATTAAATATAGTGTGACCGTGCTAATCAATGTTAAACTGAAGAATCCTTTGTAATTCACGGGTAATGTTACattattacagaataaaaaacagtcaaattttctttttgaCATATATTTCTATCCCCCGTCGGTCAAATCCCTGTATGCTTATCGATCGTATACTGCTACCACCATAGAGGAATCTATCCCACCCAAGATCTGCATCCATCATATTATATGTTTCTGTCAAACAATGTACTTTACTTAATCTATTACTCATTACACAACAATGTTGTGGTAATAAATTTGTTGTggttaaacatttgttattaaaatgttgtattcgtatttttatttttggtatattacatGATTATTTATTCCAATGGTATGTGCTTATAGCTAAATACCCACAGGGAACATCactagaagaaaatattttacttctttagtATCTAGAAATGAGTTatgaaataaaacgtaaaataatttttgaacgtTTTGGTACACTTTGTAAGTAaggatttagatttaaataatcagGGTGGGGTATCTTGAAACGtatgtttacatataaatatttttcgaaatCGATCTACATCTTTCCAAATGTGTCCTAATGGAGCATCTgagtttacaaaatttacttgAGTCCTTTGGGGGCCAAAATGTGGAATTACTATTGGAACAAggattgtatttaaatttgtttggacgATAAATAATGTAGTGACCAAGATATTTGACACACCCTGTGTTTGTCTCTTGTGTGCAGTTGCCT
This Homalodisca vitripennis isolate AUS2020 chromosome 3, UT_GWSS_2.1, whole genome shotgun sequence DNA region includes the following protein-coding sequences:
- the LOC124357995 gene encoding extensin-like isoform X14; its protein translation is MGGFTQRPWTPTRRRGPIAAEYSSPGPACVALNTLVGQVTPDSKKGRAPAFSFGSRHGGKNDSVGPGPGQYNVTGLSAKGKDTPPASTLHSRPRDQQTETTPAPGDYNPEKSEKVIHDASPKYTFGLKTTVEKTSSTPAPNVYNIPTVLGATKEGNKKAAPAFSISGRQKEFVDDRVHTPGPGAYNNANPDSVKPKSPSYSVSSRYTLPSDHSTKPGPGAYSPEKIPTITTPAYTMSGRHDIQNREDLPGPAAYSPEKIPNIVTPSYSMGGRHQVSNKEEIPGPGAYCPEKIPNIVTPSYSMSGRHQIPNKEEIPGPGAYCPEKISTMTTPAYTISGRHDTQNKEEIPGPGTYCPEKMSTINTPAYSMAGRHDPQNREEIPGPGTYCPEKMSTINTPAYSMAGRHDPHNREEIPGPGTYCPEKMSTINTPAYSMAGRHDPQNKDEIPGPGTYCPEKMSTINTPAYSMAGRHDPHNREEIPGPGTYCPEKMSTINTPAYSMAGRHDPQNKDEIPGPGTYCPEKMSTINTPAYSMAGRHDPHNRDEIPGPGTYCPEKMSTINTPAYSMAGRHDPQNKDEIPGPGTYCPEKMSTINTPAYSMAGRHDPHNRDEIPGPGTYCPEKMSTINTPAYSMAGRHDPHNRDEIPGPGTYCPEKIPTNSTPAYSMAGRHEVQNNDQSPGPGAYCPEKLPTVPTPAYTFSGKYSKRSYTILPGPGTYSPEKLPVITTPAYSFGGKHEMPNHEEIPGPGAYHPEKIPATASPAYTISGRYELPVDDNKPGPGAYSPEKIPTVATPAFTFSGKYIAQVHEVKPGPGAYAPEKIRIDYPPAHSFGIKHSVYMGQLREQVY
- the LOC124357995 gene encoding extensin-like isoform X1 — encoded protein: MGGFTQRPWTPTRRRGPIAAEYSSPGPACVALNTLVGQVTPDSKKGRAPAFSFGSRHGGKNDSVGPGPGQYNVTGLSAKGKDTPPASTLHSRPRDQQTETTPAPGDYNPEKSEKVIHDASPKYTFGLKTTVEKTSSTPAPNVYNIPTVLGATKEGNKKAAPAFSISGRQKEFVDDRVHTPGPGAYNNANPDSVKPKSPSYSVSSRYTLPSDHSTKPGPGAYSPEKIPTITTPAYTMSGRHDIQNREDLPGPAAYSPEKIPNIVTPSYSMGGRHQVSNKEEIPGPGAYCPEKIPNIVTPSYSMSGRHQIPNKEEIPGPGAYCPEKISTMTTPAYTISGRHDTQNKEEIPGPGTYCPEKMSTINTPAYSMAGRHDPQNREEIPGPGTYCPEKISTINTPAYSMAGRHDPQNKEEIPGPGTYCPENMSTINTPAYSMAGRHDPQNKDEIPGPGTYCPEKMSTINTPAYSMAGRHDPHNREEIPGPGTYCPEKMSTINTPAYSMAGRHDPQNKDEIPGPGTYCPEKMSTINTPAYSMAGRHDPHNREEIPGPGTYCPEKMSTINTPAYSMAGRHDPQNKDEIPGPGTYCPEKMSTINTPAYSMAGRHDPHNRDEIPGPGTYCPEKMSTINTPAYSMAGRHDPQNKDEIPGPGTYCPEKMSTINTPAYSMAGRHDPHNRDEIPGPGTYCPEKMSTINTPAYSMAGRHDPHNRDEIPGPGTYCPEKIPTNSTPAYSMAGRHEVQNNDQSPGPGAYCPEKLPTVPTPAYTFSGKYSKRSYTILPGPGTYSPEKLPVITTPAYSFGGKHEMPNHEEIPGPGAYHPEKIPATASPAYTISGRYELPVDDNKPGPGAYSPEKIPTVATPAFTFSGKYIAQVHEVKPGPGAYAPEKIRIDYPPAHSFGIKHSVYMGQLREQVY
- the LOC124357995 gene encoding extensin-like isoform X4 → MGGFTQRPWTPTRRRGPIAAEYSSPGPACVALNTLVGQVTPDSKKGRAPAFSFGSRHGGKNDSVGPGPGQYNVTGLSAKGKDTPPASTLHSRPRDQQTETTPAPGDYNPEKSEKVIHDASPKYTFGLKTTVEKTSSTPAPNVYNIPTVLGATKEGNKKAAPAFSISGRQKEFVDDRVHTPGPGAYNNANPDSVKPKSPSYSVSSRYTLPSDHSTKPGPGAYSPEKIPTITTPAYTMSGRHDIQNREDLPGPAAYSPEKIPNIVTPSYSMGGRHQVSNKEEIPGPGAYCPEKIPNIVTPSYSMSGRHQIPNKEEIPGPGAYCPEKISTMTTPAYTISGRHDTQNKEEIPGPGTYCPEKMSTINTPAYSMAGRHDPQNREEIPGPGTYCPEKISTINTPAYSMAGRHDPQNKEEIPGPGTYCPENMSTINTPAYSMAGRHDPHNREEIPGPGTYCPEKMSTINTPAYSMAGRHDPQNKDEIPGPGTYCPEKMSTINTPAYSMAGRHDPHNREEIPGPGTYCPEKMSTINTPAYSMAGRHDPQNKDEIPGPGTYCPEKMSTINTPAYSMAGRHDPHNRDEIPGPGTYCPEKMSTINTPAYSMAGRHDPQNKDEIPGPGTYCPEKMSTINTPAYSMAGRHDPHNRDEIPGPGTYCPEKMSTINTPAYSMAGRHDPHNRDEIPGPGTYCPEKIPTNSTPAYSMAGRHEVQNNDQSPGPGAYCPEKLPTVPTPAYTFSGKYSKRSYTILPGPGTYSPEKLPVITTPAYSFGGKHEMPNHEEIPGPGAYHPEKIPATASPAYTISGRYELPVDDNKPGPGAYSPEKIPTVATPAFTFSGKYIAQVHEVKPGPGAYAPEKIRIDYPPAHSFGIKHSVYMGQLREQVY
- the LOC124357995 gene encoding extensin-like isoform X7 — protein: MGGFTQRPWTPTRRRGPIAAEYSSPGPACVALNTLVGQVTPDSKKGRAPAFSFGSRHGGKNDSVGPGPGQYNVTGLSAKGKDTPPASTLHSRPRDQQTETTPAPGDYNPEKSEKVIHDASPKYTFGLKTTVEKTSSTPAPNVYNIPTVLGATKEGNKKAAPAFSISGRQKEFVDDRVHTPGPGAYNNANPDSVKPKSPSYSVSSRYTLPSDHSTKPGPGAYSPEKIPTITTPAYTMSGRHDIQNREDLPGPAAYSPEKIPNIVTPSYSMGGRHQVSNKEEIPGPGAYCPEKIPNIVTPSYSMSGRHQIPNKEEIPGPGAYCPEKISTMTTPAYTISGRHDTQNKEEIPGPGTYCPEKMSTINTPAYSMAGRHDPQNREEIPGPGTYCPEKISTINTPAYSMAGRHDPQNKEEIPGPGTYCPENMSTINTPAYSMAGRHDPQNKDEIPGPGTYCPEKMSTINTPAYSMAGRHDPHNREEIPGPGTYCPEKMSTINTPAYSMAGRHDPQNKDEIPGPGTYCPEKMSTINTPAYSMAGRHDPQNKDEIPGPGTYCPEKMSTINTPAYSMAGRHDPHNRDEIPGPGTYCPEKMSTINTPAYSMAGRHDPQNKDEIPGPGTYCPEKMSTINTPAYSMAGRHDPHNRDEIPGPGTYCPEKMSTINTPAYSMAGRHDPHNRDEIPGPGTYCPEKIPTNSTPAYSMAGRHEVQNNDQSPGPGAYCPEKLPTVPTPAYTFSGKYSKRSYTILPGPGTYSPEKLPVITTPAYSFGGKHEMPNHEEIPGPGAYHPEKIPATASPAYTISGRYELPVDDNKPGPGAYSPEKIPTVATPAFTFSGKYIAQVHEVKPGPGAYAPEKIRIDYPPAHSFGIKHSVYMGQLREQVY
- the LOC124357995 gene encoding mucin-5AC-like isoform X3, which produces MGGFTQRPWTPTRRRGPIAAEYSSPGPACVALNTLVGQVTPDSKKGRAPAFSFGSRHGGKNDSVGPGPGQYNVTGLSAKGKDTPPASTLHSRPRDQQTETTPAPGDYNPEKSEKVIHDASPKYTFGLKTTVEKTSSTPAPNVYNIPTVLGATKEGNKKAAPAFSISGRQKEFVDDRVHTPGPGAYNNANPDSVKPKSPSYSVSSRYTLPSDHSTKPGPGAYSPEKIPTITTPAYTMSGRHDIQNREDLPGPAAYSPEKIPNIVTPSYSMGGRHQVSNKEEIPGPGAYCPEKIPNIVTPSYSMSGRHQIPNKEEIPGPGAYCPEKISTMTTPAYTISGRHDTQNKEEIPGPGTYCPEKMSTINTPAYSMAGRHDPQNREEIPGPGTYCPEKISTINTPAYSMAGRHDPQNKEEIPGPGTYCPENMSTINTPAYSMAGRHDPQNKDEIPGPGTYCPEKMSTINTPAYSMAGRHDPHNREEIPGPGTYCPEKMSTINTPAYSMAGRHDPQNKDEIPGPGTYCPEKMSTINTPAYSMAGRHDPHNREEIPGPGTYCPEKMSTINTPAYSMAGRHDPQNKDEIPGPGTYCPEKMSTINTPAYSMAGRHDPHNRDEIPGPGTYCPEKMSTINTPAYSMAGRHDPQNKDEIPGPGTYCPEKMSTINTPAYSMAGRHDPHNRDEIPGPGTYCPEKMSTINTPAYSMAGRHDPHNRDEIPGPGTYCPEKIPTNSTPAYSMAGRHEVQNNDQSPGPGAYCPEKLPTVPTPAYTFSGKYSKRSYTILPGPGTYSPEKLPVITTPAYSFGGKHEMPNHEEIPGPGAYHPEKIPTVATPAFTFSGKYIAQVHEVKPGPGAYAPEKIRIDYPPAHSFGIKHSVYMGQLREQVY